The Anaerolineae bacterium nucleotide sequence TCCCCATGGTCGCGCTACCTGCTGCAGGTAGGTTGCGCCCGGTAGCCATCCCAACGCATACAGCACATAGGTGACCATCCCTGCCACCACCCCCCATAACACCGTGTTGACCACTTCGTGCAATGCCAGGCCGTTGCCAACCTGGACTGCATAAATGATGCCGCCCGCCAGGATGCTCGCCAGCACCGCCAAGAGAAAAGCCGCACCGTCCACCCGCGGTAAGGAAGACGGCATTCCCCGCAAACCCGTGGCCTCTGCGACCGCGATAGGAGTAGACGTTGGCGTTGGGGAAGGCGTCGGAGTAGGGGTAGGTTCCACGGTCGGGACGGCCGTAGGCACTAAGCTTCTCACAGTGACCACCAACATGTTGGATTGCTGAGCCGGCTCGGCCGTGGCGGTGATTTGCAGCTCGCCGGGCCGCTCTAACTTAACCACTGCTTCGGCAATGCCGCCGCGGGTTGTGCTTTGCAGCCTAGGCAGCTCTAGGGACTCAGCGGGATAGAATAGTCGAAATGTAACTAACGTGCCGTCCGGTACCTGGTTACCATTATGATCTACGATCACGCCGGTGGTAAGGCGCAATGTCTGCCCCACGATCAAGGTAATCGGCTCGGTTGCCCGGTCGAGGGTGCGGCCGGCCACCCGTAGTTCGATCGTTTGCCGCGGGTTAGGGCGCAGCCGCTCTGAGAGGTCATAGTTGATGCCGGGAATGCTCACTGGTAGACGTCCCGTCGGGGTAAGCTCGCGAAACAGGATGCGGACCGCCGTCTCTAGGAAAGGAGGAGTCTTGCTATACAGTGTGAAATAGGCAGTGAGCTTGCTGATCTCGGTGGGGTCCAGGTAGTACGGCACGCTAAAGGAGAAAACCACCAGCTTTTTGTCTCGCAAGCTGTCCGAGCGCGTGCTAAGGAACTGCTTAAGGCTGGTCGACTCTGGGTAACGCTCTGGTGATATGTCGAGCATGGCGAAGACGATCCAGTCCGCCTCTTGCAAGAGTCTCTCGATCTCCTCTGGTGGCGGATTGCTTGATTCACCGGCCAAGAACGCCTGCAATTGAGCGAAAGTCAAGCTGTGAATACGATCAGGGACGATCTGTCCGCTGGCCTGAGGGCCATACAAGCGAAGGATAATGGTCTCCAGCGCTTGCGGCTCTATCAGCCGGAAGGGCGAACACTCCGCGCACTCCTGTTCCTGACGGGTATCAGTGATGATCAGGATGTTCTCATCGGTCAGTGGGCCGGCCGGAAGCCGATCAGCCAGCTCCTGCGGGCCGGGGTCTACCAGGGTGGCCGCTGCCTGCGAGATGGGCATGACGTTGCGGGCGCCTTGCCCTACCTGAGACAAGCCGTCGGGTGTAACCAGGGCATTCGCCAGAGATAGATCAGGGTAGAGATGTCGCTTCAGCCGCAGGATGCGCATGAGCGATGCATCCACGCGTTGTCGAAATCTGTCGTCTAGGGTGTAACGTTCCTGAAAGAACAAGATGGTATCCTTGACGTTGGCAATGCGAGCCTCCCAATCGTCGGTAAGCGCGAATTGGGATAGCAGCAAGACATCGTTGCCGGCGGTGATGAAGGCGTCCAGGGCCACTTGGCGATGAGGAAACTTCTGCAAGGTGGGATCATAGTATCGGCGGATCGAGGGGACGCCCAACGCATCAGAGATCAGAAGGCCGCCAGCCTCGCGCCAATCCTTGAACTCTGCTAGCTCCAGGATGGTCTGTAGTTGGGGGGCCAGGCTGATCGGAGGGGTGAGCTGACGGGTGTTGTCCTGAAACCCCCGGTAGCGCACATGCGAGGAGAGAAACGCCTCGGTGACGGCAGCGGCGTCATCGCCGTGGGCCACTGCGGCGAAGGGGGCCAACTCCACCTGGCGTAGAAGTTCCAACGGCTTCTGCACTGTCGCAATCTCCTCATCCGGCTGGCGATCGCTGGACCCCTGGCCTGGGAAGTGTTTAGCTACAGTGGCCACGCGTCCACCGCTTCCTTCGTGGACGCCGCGAATGTAGGCCTGGCCCATTCGTCCCACCCAGTAGGGGCTGCCACCAAAGGAACGCGTGCTTAGATCGCCTGGCTGGTTTAAGCGTGGGACATCCAGGACGTCCAGCGATGGGCCTAGCAATAAGTTGATGCCGACAGCGGCCAGCTCACGGCCGACGATGGCCCCCACAGTCTCAGCCGCCTGCGGATTCCACGTAGCCCCCAACGCCATGTTGTTGGGTAGCGGAGTAAAGGCACGTCGCAATTCCGTGTGGGGATACCCGTCCCCTTCCTGGCTAATAGCAATGAATAACGGCAGACGCACCGAGTTGGTGACCGGGGTCGCGCTCGATGGCGGTAGTGGTTCGACGTTGACCGCCTCTGCGGGGGTCAGGGCCTGCAAAGCGCTCAGTGCCCGGTCGAAAGCCAGGCCCTGCAGCCGGTTCGTCAGGATCAAGACCTGGGCAGGGGTGTCCAGCAATTGCCCGTCAGGACCTTCGACGGGTTCGTTACGGAAGTTGCCATTTTCAGCCCGGAGGATCACGCCGCCGATTCGATAAGTGCGGATCAGCTCGGCGATGGCTGAGTCAGGCCCGACGTCATCCCCCTGGAAGTCCACGATGAAAAGCTGCCCTACGCGATCCGCCACCGACATGCGTTCGATGAGGGCTCGCAAGTCGGAATCCGGATCGGGGAGATCCTGAGCGCGAGCGGACGGCAGTCTGACCAGCAGGAAGAGGAACAGCCCCAGCAGGATCAGGTGAAAGGCCATGCAACACCTGATGAAAGCCAGCCTCACTTTTGCCTCCATAGGCGACTTCGCGCGGCTTCCAGATTAGTATACTTCCTTTCTGAATGGCCGTCAAAGGCGCTTGACAGAAGATGAAGGCTACAACCGAGAGCGACAGGAAGCATGGACGCACTGTGTTATAATCCTTTATGTTTCATCTGCAGTAAATCTTGGAGGGAAAGATGACCGCCTATCTAAACTATATTAGCGGGGAGTGGCGCCCTGCTCGAGACGGAGCCACCTTTGAAGATCGCAACCCCGCCAATCCCGACGACGTGATCGGGACGTTCCCGATGTCGACGCGTGAAGATGTGGTCGAGGCCCTGCAAGCGGCTAAGCAAGCTCAGCGCACTTGGGCTGCGATGCCATCACCTCAGCGCGGTGAAATCTTACTGCGGGCGGGGCTGCTGATCGAGTCTCGGCTGGACGAGCTGGCCCGCATCCTCACCCGGGAGGAGGGGAAGACGCTGCGCGAGGCTACCGCTGAGGTGCGACGAGCAGCCGAGATCTTTAAGTTCTTTGCCGGGGAAGGGCGCCGGCTAAGCGGCGAAGTGCTCCCCTCTGATCGCGCGGGCAGCTTTGACCTGACCCGGCGCGAGCCAGTAGGTGTGATCTCCGTCCTCACTCCCTGGAACTTTCCAATCGCTATCCCTGCTTGGAAGATTGCGCCGGCACTCATCGCTGGCAACGCTGTCGTATTCAAGCCAGCTTCGCTGAGCCCTTGGATTGGGCTAGAGTTGGTGCAGGCGCTAGTCGAAGCTGGATTGCCAGCTGGGGTGCTTAATATGGTCACCGGCTCCGGCGGCGTAGTGGGCGATGAGCTGGTCACCAATCCACTAGTGGACGCGATTTCGTTCACTGGCTCATACGAGGTAGGCTACCGGCTGTATCAGAAGGCTGCAAGCCGCATGGTGCGCGTGCAGACCGAGATGGGGGGCAAGAATCCTCTAGTCGTGTTAGCGGATGCCGATTTAGACCTAGCAGTACAGCTCGCAGTGATTGGCGGGTACGGCGTAACAGGGCAGGCATGCACCGCGACCAGCCGAGTGATCGTGGAGGAGCCCATCCTGGACATGTTCACCGCCCGATTGAAAGAACGCGCTGAGCGGCTACGGGTTGGCAATGGGCTAGATCCTGACACAGAGATGGGGCCAGTGGTGAGCGCCGATCAGCTTCAGACCGACCTGCGCTATATCGAAATCGGCAAACAGGAGGGAGCGAGGTTGGTGGCCGGTGGTGACGTCATCGAGGGGAAGAAGGGATACTTCCTACGACCAACCCTGTTCACCGAAGTGCGGCCGGACATGCGGATCGCTCAGGAGGAGATCTTCGGCCCGATAATCGGCGTCATGGCTGCGCGCGATTTCGACGAAGCGGTGACATTGGCCAATCAAGTGCAGTATGGCCTGGTCGCCTCCATTTGCACGAACGATCTTCGGCGCGCCTTCCAATTCGCTGAGCAAATTGAGGCAGGAGTGGTCAAAATCAACCAACCAACGACTGGTCTGGAGCTCCATGCGCCCTTTGGCGGTTTCAAGCGCTCTAGCTCGGGCACCTTTAAAGAGCAAGGAAGAGCAGCACTAGATTTCTATACCCGAATCAAGACAATTTACGTCAGCTATTCGCCGTAAAGGAGGATAGCGCTCACAGGCATCCGATGGACCGACTGCGGGCCTTCCCCTAGTCCCTTTCTTCTGGCGTCCTTAAGGACGCGCAGACGTCTCTAAAGGAGGGGACGCGTATCTTCGCTTTTCGCCTAGTGAGGGGAAGCCTATAGAGGCAAAATTCTCTCCGGAATGGCTTCTTTCTGCCTTTTGACTATCTTCTGGGGACTAAAATGCATGGGCCAGGTTACTCTTGAAGGTACGTGGGAGATCTCATAGGCTAGGTAAGGAAAAAGTTGCCCTCTCCTGTGGCCTTCCCTGCCGGGAGAGGGCAACTCGGGGAACTCTTGTGCCCATTGGCTCGATCAGGACTCGATCGTCTTCAGAAATGCGTTAGCAAAGGTTTCGACAAAAGCTGGACCTTGGGCTGTGATTAGCTTCTCATCAATCTCCAATGGACGGCCGGTGAAAGTCGCACCGCCGCGCACGATCCAATCGGCCCATTCGGGAGGCGCCGTCACCTTCTTCTTGCTCAGCACACCGGCCTGAGACAGAAGGACGGTCGCATTGCCAGTGGCGCCCAGTGTTTTATATTTGACATCTGAGGCCAGCTTACGCGCCTGTGGGTCATCAAAGTAAATGCGTGCGCCATCGCCGCCCATGAAGACCACCGCGTCATACTCGTACGTTTTTACCTCATGCAACCGCACATCCACTAGCACAGATACCCCGCGGCTTGATTCCACTGCTCCTGAGGCGATTGAGGCAACGGATATCTTATGACCGCGCGCCTCGGCCATGCGCTTCAGCGTGAAGAACTCGTTCTCGTCGAAATCCCGCGGGGGTAGTACGACCAAGATCTTCTTGGAAGCCATGGCTAAACCACCTCCTTGTTTCGACTGGGGATAAAGGTTATCAGGCTATACGCATCCTATGCTGACTCATCCGATAGACCGCATGATATTCTACGCAAGATCGCTTGTTTGCCAAAGTTAGCATAGAAGGGGATTCTAAAGCGGCATGGAGCAGGAGAAAGCTTTTGACAGAGGATGATGTATCAATGAGCGGTTTTCATCTCGCTTTGCCACTGCTGGACTACCAATTTGAAAATATCTGATTCG carries:
- a CDS encoding aldehyde dehydrogenase family protein, with the translated sequence MTAYLNYISGEWRPARDGATFEDRNPANPDDVIGTFPMSTREDVVEALQAAKQAQRTWAAMPSPQRGEILLRAGLLIESRLDELARILTREEGKTLREATAEVRRAAEIFKFFAGEGRRLSGEVLPSDRAGSFDLTRREPVGVISVLTPWNFPIAIPAWKIAPALIAGNAVVFKPASLSPWIGLELVQALVEAGLPAGVLNMVTGSGGVVGDELVTNPLVDAISFTGSYEVGYRLYQKAASRMVRVQTEMGGKNPLVVLADADLDLAVQLAVIGGYGVTGQACTATSRVIVEEPILDMFTARLKERAERLRVGNGLDPDTEMGPVVSADQLQTDLRYIEIGKQEGARLVAGGDVIEGKKGYFLRPTLFTEVRPDMRIAQEEIFGPIIGVMAARDFDEAVTLANQVQYGLVASICTNDLRRAFQFAEQIEAGVVKINQPTTGLELHAPFGGFKRSSSGTFKEQGRAALDFYTRIKTIYVSYSP
- a CDS encoding DJ-1/PfpI family protein, which produces MASKKILVVLPPRDFDENEFFTLKRMAEARGHKISVASIASGAVESSRGVSVLVDVRLHEVKTYEYDAVVFMGGDGARIYFDDPQARKLASDVKYKTLGATGNATVLLSQAGVLSKKKVTAPPEWADWIVRGGATFTGRPLEIDEKLITAQGPAFVETFANAFLKTIES